A section of the Paenibacillus yonginensis genome encodes:
- a CDS encoding transposase, with product MYILQECLFSFEELLKIQPKERLPIFFSSLDLRPYAKELRSRSPRGAEGYCRQGILRALLAAPLEGISTFSGLHKRLDTDLRFRYQCGLPLDREAPSISTLSRVFSELTRKDLAKRLFEDLVTRCQQEGIIEGSNVAIDSAALRAYEKKQPKRKSEQTGNANWGAKIDSFGNKITWFGYKIHLAVDTKSELPIALEVTPAHVNDGEMAPGLIEKTASRTSTRFFILDAGYDQMKVYEAARNVKAQAIIPLNLRGEKEPPAGMTSNGTPCCSMGYAMTYWGVDGDMHKFRCPHATGKVDCPLGMAACSSSNYGMVVKVNAKDDLRRYSIPHRDTKRWKELYNERTSVERCNSRLKTYLTADAAHVRGIQKVTTHQYLNAIVLLASALAVSHHSKRAAA from the coding sequence TTGTATATTCTCCAAGAATGTCTGTTTTCCTTCGAAGAACTTTTAAAAATTCAACCCAAGGAGAGATTGCCGATCTTCTTCAGCTCTCTCGATCTGAGACCGTATGCCAAGGAACTGAGAAGCCGTTCACCCCGAGGCGCTGAGGGATACTGCAGACAAGGTATTCTACGAGCACTCTTGGCTGCGCCGCTTGAAGGAATAAGTACCTTTTCAGGGTTGCATAAGCGTTTGGATACGGATCTCCGGTTTCGTTATCAGTGTGGTCTTCCGCTGGATCGAGAAGCTCCTTCCATATCCACATTAAGCCGAGTTTTCTCAGAACTGACGAGAAAGGACTTGGCAAAACGGCTTTTTGAGGATTTGGTCACACGCTGTCAGCAGGAAGGTATCATAGAAGGCAGTAACGTCGCCATAGACAGCGCCGCTCTCCGCGCTTACGAGAAAAAGCAGCCCAAACGCAAAAGCGAGCAAACGGGTAATGCGAACTGGGGCGCAAAAATTGATTCCTTCGGCAATAAAATCACATGGTTTGGTTACAAAATTCATCTGGCGGTCGATACGAAAAGTGAATTGCCGATCGCCTTGGAAGTAACGCCGGCGCATGTCAATGATGGAGAAATGGCGCCGGGCCTGATCGAGAAAACAGCGTCCAGGACGAGCACACGATTTTTCATACTCGATGCGGGCTACGACCAAATGAAAGTTTATGAGGCCGCCCGCAACGTCAAGGCACAAGCCATCATTCCCCTTAATCTTCGGGGGGAGAAGGAACCGCCTGCTGGCATGACCTCGAACGGAACACCGTGCTGTTCCATGGGTTATGCGATGACATACTGGGGAGTTGACGGCGATATGCATAAATTTCGCTGCCCGCATGCCACGGGTAAAGTCGACTGTCCGCTTGGCATGGCTGCCTGCTCGTCTTCAAACTATGGAATGGTCGTCAAAGTAAATGCGAAGGATGATCTCCGGCGATACAGCATCCCTCATCGGGATACAAAGCGTTGGAAGGAACTTTACAATGAACGAACCAGCGTAGAACGCTGCAACTCCCGATTGAAAACCTATTTGACGGCAGACGCCGCACATGTCCGGGGCATTCAGAAAGTCACAACTCACCAGTATTTGAATGCCATTGTTCTGCTTGCATCTGCGCTCGCCGTTTCTCATCATTCAAAACGGGCTGCCGCTTAA
- a CDS encoding GNAT family N-acetyltransferase: protein MNLKLVPVRAENKDTLINLYQFYEYDFSRYMDTDVDTNGKYALDIDFYWEGDERWNPFLIEVNGAIAGFLIVLFENMDTDPDPTHVIYDFMVLHKYRRTGVGRRAAVEAFNMYQANWSLAQIKNNLPAISFWRNVIEDYTDGNFTERYSPDSGNYIQKFSTKK from the coding sequence ATGAATCTTAAACTTGTACCGGTTCGGGCGGAAAACAAAGACACCTTAATCAATTTGTATCAGTTTTATGAATATGATTTTAGCAGATACATGGATACCGATGTTGATACCAATGGAAAATATGCGCTCGATATTGATTTTTATTGGGAAGGTGACGAGCGTTGGAATCCTTTTCTCATCGAAGTAAATGGTGCAATTGCCGGATTCTTGATAGTGTTGTTTGAAAACATGGATACTGATCCTGATCCAACTCACGTAATCTATGATTTTATGGTTTTACATAAGTATAGAAGGACTGGGGTAGGGCGAAGAGCAGCAGTAGAAGCATTTAACATGTATCAGGCGAATTGGTCCCTGGCCCAAATCAAAAATAATCTTCCTGCTATTTCTTTTTGGAGAAACGTCATTGAGGATTATACAGACGGAAACTTTACTGAAAGATATAGCCCTGATAGTGGAAATTACATCCAGAAATTCAGTACCAAAAAATAA
- a CDS encoding AAA family ATPase — MILWINGAFGSGKTTVSYELNRKLPNSFVYDPENAGYFIRNNTPKSIWKEDFQDHEIWREINFSLLQQLSREYDGMIIVPMTLVNPQYFNEIVQRLRSEGVQVVHFTLFANRETLLKRLKSRGDHRNSWPAQQIDRCIEGLSQDLFNIHIHTDDLTVDEIVDQIARECNLDLNDQPDRKEGVSMP; from the coding sequence ATGATTCTTTGGATAAACGGTGCCTTTGGTTCCGGTAAAACTACAGTTTCTTACGAATTAAATAGAAAACTTCCTAACTCTTTTGTGTATGACCCGGAGAACGCAGGTTATTTCATTAGAAATAATACGCCTAAATCCATTTGGAAAGAGGATTTTCAAGATCATGAGATATGGAGAGAAATCAATTTCTCGTTACTTCAACAATTAAGCAGGGAGTACGACGGAATGATTATTGTACCGATGACTCTTGTGAATCCTCAATACTTTAATGAAATCGTCCAAAGGCTGCGGTCAGAGGGTGTTCAGGTTGTTCATTTTACGCTGTTTGCCAATCGGGAAACCTTGTTAAAACGCTTGAAAAGCAGGGGGGATCACAGAAACTCATGGCCGGCTCAGCAGATTGACCGATGCATCGAGGGTTTGTCCCAGGACCTTTTCAACATACATATTCATACCGATGATTTAACCGTTGATGAAATTGTGGATCAAATTGCAAGAGAGTGTAATCTTGATTTAAATGATCAACCGGACAGAAA